A DNA window from Ignavibacteriales bacterium contains the following coding sequences:
- a CDS encoding saccharopine dehydrogenase NADP-binding domain-containing protein has translation MKALVIGAGMMGSALAYDLAHSSGVEKVYLADIDFDRAESAAKTIGANVTPVKLDVNSHDDVVYVMEQVDVVCGATSYNHNLLLTKAAIETGKHFCDLGGNMDVVYRQMDLHEKAKAAGVLIIPNCGLAPGLAAILGAGGAKYFDAVDEIHLRVGGLPQHPVPPLNYQIVFSVEGLINEYLEPAEVIRNGKPQKVSSMDDLEEIEFPQPFGKVQAFNTSGGISTLTNMFNGKVKTLDYKTIRYKGHCEKFKTLLDLGFASSEPLMVGNSVKTARELFQELLKKKLPSSGHDLILMRVWIQGTKNKEQRTLTYEMIDYFDEKTKISSMMRTTSFPTSIIAQMIVNGTIKDRGVLPPEQCVPVQPLIEELKKRNIIIKESLK, from the coding sequence ATGAAAGCATTGGTGATTGGCGCGGGAATGATGGGAAGCGCGTTGGCTTATGACCTCGCTCATTCAAGCGGAGTCGAGAAAGTATATCTTGCCGATATCGATTTCGACAGAGCCGAGAGCGCGGCAAAAACAATTGGAGCAAATGTAACGCCGGTTAAGCTCGATGTAAATTCCCACGACGATGTTGTTTATGTAATGGAGCAAGTCGATGTTGTTTGCGGGGCGACATCTTACAACCATAACCTGTTGTTAACGAAAGCAGCTATTGAAACCGGAAAACATTTCTGCGATCTCGGCGGCAACATGGATGTTGTTTACAGACAAATGGACTTGCACGAGAAAGCAAAAGCAGCGGGGGTTTTGATAATTCCAAATTGTGGTCTCGCTCCCGGACTTGCCGCCATACTTGGCGCAGGCGGTGCGAAATATTTTGATGCGGTCGACGAAATTCATCTTCGTGTCGGCGGTTTGCCGCAACATCCCGTTCCTCCGTTAAACTACCAGATTGTTTTTTCTGTTGAAGGATTAATCAACGAATACCTTGAACCGGCGGAAGTGATTCGGAATGGTAAACCACAAAAAGTTTCTTCAATGGATGATCTGGAGGAGATTGAATTTCCGCAGCCATTTGGCAAAGTCCAGGCATTTAACACTTCGGGCGGTATTTCTACTTTAACAAACATGTTCAACGGTAAAGTTAAAACGCTCGATTATAAAACAATCAGGTATAAAGGACATTGCGAAAAGTTTAAAACCTTGCTTGATCTTGGCTTCGCAAGTTCCGAGCCGCTGATGGTTGGTAACTCGGTAAAAACTGCGCGGGAATTATTTCAGGAATTATTGAAGAAGAAACTTCCATCAAGCGGACATGATTTAATTTTGATGCGTGTCTGGATACAAGGAACAAAGAACAAAGAACAAAGAACATTAACATATGAAATGATCGATTACTTCGATGAGAAAACGAAAATTTCCTCGATGATGCGCACAACTTCGTTCCCGACATCAATTATTGCTCAGATGATCGTCAATGGAACAATCAAAGATCGTGGTGTTTTGCCACCGGAACAATGTGTGCCCGTTCAACCTTTAATAGAAGAATTAAAGAAACGAAATATAATAATTAAAGAGAGTCTAAAATAG
- a CDS encoding N-glycosylase/DNA lyase gives MKKNIPPLKLSELKSNYRNLKSDIRKRLNDFSVVPKSEYFYEFAYCLLTPQSSAVNADKVISLLKSNKFKSKDIYPEPILRRTDCYIRFHKNKSRYLIAVKEQFPAISTQISENNSSEELRLWLVKNVKGLGWKEASHFLRNIGHRNLAILDRHILRNLLKLGVIHELPKTLTPKNYLQIEEKFRKFSKRIHIPMDELDLLFWCMETGQILK, from the coding sequence ATGAAAAAAAATATTCCCCCTCTTAAACTATCGGAACTCAAATCGAATTATCGAAATCTGAAATCTGATATCCGAAAACGATTAAATGATTTTTCTGTTGTGCCGAAGTCGGAATATTTCTATGAGTTTGCCTATTGTTTGCTTACTCCACAGTCTAGCGCGGTAAACGCCGACAAGGTAATTTCACTTTTGAAGTCAAACAAATTCAAATCGAAAGATATCTATCCCGAGCCGATCCTGCGGAGAACAGATTGCTACATCCGTTTTCATAAAAATAAATCTAGATACTTAATTGCGGTTAAAGAACAATTCCCGGCAATCTCTACACAAATTTCGGAAAACAATTCGAGTGAAGAGTTACGATTGTGGTTAGTAAAGAATGTGAAAGGTTTGGGATGGAAAGAAGCGTCGCATTTTCTGCGAAATATCGGTCATCGTAATTTGGCGATACTTGACCGTCATATTCTCAGAAATCTTCTCAAACTTGGGGTTATTCATGAATTGCCCAAAACTTTGACGCCGAAGAATTATTTGCAAATCGAGGAAAAATTTCGGAAGTTTTCTAAACGGATCCATATTCCAATGGATGAATTGGATTTACTGTTTTGGTGCATGGAAACGGGACAAATACTTAAATAA
- the mutT gene encoding 8-oxo-dGTP diphosphatase MutT, protein MIKVAVGIIIRNNSEILLCQRKPHMPYSLKWEFPGGKVIAGETMEECLYRELKEELGIDAVVGQLYHRQEYAYSDSGTFNLFYYIVTSYSGEIINNVFESYGWVPISELSDYDILEGNKNVIEKLSHIKHPS, encoded by the coding sequence ATGATTAAAGTGGCAGTTGGTATTATTATCAGAAATAACTCAGAGATACTTCTTTGTCAGCGCAAACCGCATATGCCTTATTCGCTTAAGTGGGAATTCCCCGGCGGAAAAGTCATCGCAGGCGAAACTATGGAAGAATGTTTATACCGAGAACTAAAAGAAGAATTAGGAATTGACGCGGTTGTCGGGCAATTGTATCACCGCCAAGAATATGCTTACAGCGATAGTGGAACGTTCAATCTCTTTTATTACATAGTAACATCATATTCAGGTGAGATCATTAATAATGTTTTTGAATCTTACGGGTGGGTTCCAATTTCCGAACTATCAGATTATGATATACTGGAGGGAAACAAAAACGTGATTGAAAAGTTAAGTCATATTAAGCATCCATCATGA
- a CDS encoding GIY-YIG nuclease family protein gives MKTRQDIIREYKDRKKPAGIFQVKNTANGKFLLGSSLNLEGPLNSHKFMLTIGSHRNEALQKDWNEFGGDKFVFEILEVVKVKDDPDFSIADELTLLEQIWIEKLQPFGERGYNNEPKIRQA, from the coding sequence ATGAAAACAAGACAAGATATTATAAGAGAATATAAAGACCGTAAAAAACCGGCAGGAATATTTCAGGTAAAGAATACCGCTAACGGTAAATTTCTTTTAGGAAGCAGTTTAAATCTTGAAGGTCCGTTAAACAGTCACAAGTTCATGCTTACCATTGGGAGTCATCGTAATGAAGCGTTACAGAAAGATTGGAATGAATTTGGCGGAGATAAATTTGTTTTTGAAATACTTGAGGTAGTTAAAGTAAAAGACGATCCGGATTTCAGTATTGCAGATGAACTTACATTGCTCGAGCAAATCTGGATCGAGAAGCTTCAACCATTCGGAGAACGCGGATATAATAACGAACCAAAAATCCGCCAGGCTTGA
- a CDS encoding FAD-dependent thymidylate synthase, whose product MAHVTNPQAEEILDKEFKCLNAGFVRLVDYMGGDESIVQAARVSYGKGTKSVNEDRILLRYLMRHMHTTPFEMVELKFHVKLPIFVARQWIRHRTANVNELSGRYSIMKDEFYIPSADTVKKQSVNNKQGRSDEEISPELQQKILNILLQDQQTSYNHYEELLSDNIARELARVNLPLSLYTEWYWKIDLHNLLHFLHLRMDKHAQFEIRIYAETIGEIVRYVAPMAWEAFEDYVFYGERFSRAELKAIAENLDIQKITKEYLEKYNLKGLEADEFLEKLKKLKM is encoded by the coding sequence ATGGCTCACGTAACAAATCCTCAAGCTGAAGAAATATTAGACAAAGAATTCAAATGCCTTAACGCCGGCTTTGTGCGGCTGGTAGATTATATGGGGGGCGACGAATCGATTGTTCAAGCCGCCCGTGTATCGTACGGCAAAGGAACAAAGAGTGTTAACGAGGATAGAATTCTTCTTCGGTATCTGATGCGCCATATGCATACAACGCCGTTTGAAATGGTAGAATTAAAATTTCACGTAAAGCTGCCGATTTTTGTCGCGCGGCAATGGATCCGCCACCGCACGGCAAATGTGAATGAACTTTCAGGACGTTATTCTATCATGAAAGATGAGTTCTACATTCCTTCTGCCGATACCGTAAAGAAACAAAGTGTAAACAACAAACAGGGGCGGTCCGACGAAGAAATCTCACCCGAGCTGCAACAAAAGATTTTGAATATTCTCCTCCAAGATCAACAAACTTCATATAATCATTATGAAGAATTATTAAGCGATAACATTGCTCGCGAGCTGGCACGCGTTAATCTGCCTCTTTCGCTATATACAGAATGGTACTGGAAAATTGATCTGCACAACCTTTTGCATTTTCTTCATTTGCGTATGGATAAACATGCTCAATTTGAAATCCGTATATACGCCGAAACGATAGGTGAGATTGTGAGGTATGTCGCTCCAATGGCATGGGAAGCATTTGAAGATTATGTTTTCTACGGCGAACGATTTTCAAGAGCAGAACTAAAAGCTATTGCTGAAAATCTTGATATTCAGAAGATCACGAAAGAATATTTAGAAAAGTATAATCTAAAAGGTTTAGAGGCAGATGAGTTTTTAGAGAAGCTCAAGAAATTGAAGATGTAG
- the arfB gene encoding aminoacyl-tRNA hydrolase, producing the protein MVDKIYINAHLEIPLTELRFKFARSGGKGGQNVNKVETKVELLFNVASSTSLSDHQRTVILHNLKNQIDLDGILHIVSQESRSQWKNKEDTVRKFIELLQKALKPKKKRIKTKISFAGKEKRLISKKRRGEIKKMRRVESDS; encoded by the coding sequence ATGGTGGATAAGATTTATATCAACGCACATTTGGAAATTCCACTCACCGAGTTACGTTTCAAGTTTGCCCGAAGCGGCGGTAAGGGCGGACAGAATGTAAACAAAGTAGAGACAAAAGTAGAATTACTCTTCAATGTCGCAAGCTCTACGTCGTTATCCGATCATCAGCGAACTGTAATCCTGCATAATTTAAAAAACCAAATTGATTTGGATGGAATCTTGCACATTGTTTCTCAAGAATCTCGCAGTCAGTGGAAAAACAAAGAAGATACTGTTCGAAAATTTATCGAGCTACTTCAGAAAGCGTTGAAACCAAAGAAGAAAAGGATTAAGACAAAAATTTCTTTCGCAGGAAAAGAAAAGCGATTGATTTCAAAAAAACGTCGCGGGGAAATAAAAAAAATGAGGCGCGTAGAGTCCGATTCTTAA
- the mfd gene encoding transcription-repair coupling factor, protein MEEVKKEIFQSDKFKSFRENIEKLKPGEILKVEGVGGSLLAFQASFVFEDSRKQILLIASDEDRSEKLRDDCALLLGEHYVRYFGARPMHQAQMLDVSSSISQIETLKALTTGERFLVIASPNSIVEKLPPRERFTDTIFEIEANRTYNFQKFIDRLDQTGFERKNFVESYGDYAVRGGIIDVFPYVGENPVRFEFWGDAVESIREFDVLSQRSIRELKSASIVPKLTADNTDNAQINTDSLFDYLAKDVIVILDEPEIIKREIEELIRENVENIFTYEEIIKKATAFPIIINSFFNEITHNFQPTRAVKQLTTLNTLDFNSVSQPSFNGSVNLLIDHIAKLENERYKIFLSSDTKEEAERLKELIDEAVTNPEKIEDRKLRNWEATRSAHLTSQICPVFLTETIHSGFISHDSKIAVFTEHEIFGRLKKRGLTKRRRFKGFSHKELKQLKNGDYVVHVDHGIGEFAGLTKIKVGGIEQEVMKVLFLEQDTLYVNLNFVNRVQKYSSQEGHIPKLTKLGAPDWERMKAKAKKRIKDIARELISLYAKRKKENGTAFSPDSHWQKELEASFMYEDTVDQATATLDVKRDMESPSPMDRLICGDVGFGKTEVALRATFKAVMDGKQVAILVPTTILALQHYNTFVDRLQRYTTRVENLTRFKSKKDQNRIIEEMKKGSVDIVIGTHRLLSKDIGFKDLGLLIIDEEHRFGVSAKEKLRQLKASVDTLALTATPIPRTLHFSLIGARDLSLINTPPRNRIPIITEIIPASDGRRTQWHIIREAILKELHRGGQIYFVHDRVQNIDAIAEQVKTHIPEARVHVAHGQMTGHQLEKTMLDFLEKKYDVLVATKIIESGLDIPNVNTIIINRADRFGLAELYQLRGRVGRSNVQAYAYLLVPPISILPKHTLRRLSAIEEFTELGSGFNLAMRDLEIRGAGNLLGAEQSGFIIEMGFEMYERIVRETVDELKQEEFSDVFKAEEPTSHIPHPQSVESIVDADIDALIPDFYIENDAERLDIYRRLYQATSDEELKSMREELKDRFGESPEEVENLIQLVEVRLLASRAGFPKIMIKEQTLAITLPNETNKQFYGEIGDANSPFQRLIKKIANEKRKDIRLKQNEKELTLQFNLEAIKEPGKRINEIKIRIGEIAKLSES, encoded by the coding sequence ATGGAAGAAGTTAAAAAAGAAATATTTCAATCAGATAAATTTAAAAGCTTCAGAGAAAATATTGAGAAGCTTAAACCGGGAGAAATATTGAAAGTAGAAGGAGTTGGCGGATCGCTTCTTGCATTTCAAGCATCTTTTGTGTTCGAAGATTCTCGGAAACAGATTTTGTTGATCGCATCCGATGAAGATCGGTCTGAAAAATTACGCGACGACTGCGCACTTCTATTGGGCGAGCATTACGTTCGGTATTTCGGTGCTCGTCCGATGCATCAGGCGCAGATGCTCGATGTCTCTTCTTCAATCTCACAGATAGAAACATTGAAAGCGCTGACAACGGGAGAACGATTTCTTGTAATTGCATCGCCCAATTCGATAGTTGAAAAATTACCACCCCGTGAAAGATTCACCGATACAATTTTCGAAATAGAAGCAAATCGTACTTACAATTTCCAGAAATTTATTGACCGGCTGGATCAAACCGGATTTGAACGCAAAAACTTTGTTGAAAGTTACGGCGATTATGCCGTGCGGGGGGGCATTATTGATGTCTTTCCATACGTCGGTGAAAATCCAGTCCGCTTCGAGTTTTGGGGAGACGCGGTAGAATCGATTCGGGAGTTCGATGTTTTATCGCAGCGTTCTATCCGTGAATTGAAATCGGCGAGCATCGTTCCGAAGCTAACCGCGGATAACACGGATAATGCACAGATAAACACAGATTCATTATTCGATTACCTTGCCAAAGACGTTATTGTGATTCTTGATGAACCTGAAATCATCAAAAGAGAAATAGAAGAGTTGATCCGCGAAAATGTGGAAAACATTTTTACATATGAAGAGATCATAAAGAAAGCCACTGCATTTCCCATCATCATCAATTCTTTCTTCAATGAAATAACTCATAACTTTCAACCGACACGGGCGGTCAAGCAACTCACAACTCTTAACACTCTCGACTTTAACTCTGTCTCCCAGCCATCGTTCAACGGTAGCGTTAATCTGCTGATCGATCATATCGCGAAACTTGAGAACGAACGATATAAAATATTTCTTTCAAGCGATACTAAAGAAGAAGCTGAAAGATTGAAGGAGCTTATTGATGAGGCGGTAACAAATCCTGAAAAGATAGAAGATCGGAAGTTACGAAATTGGGAAGCGACTCGTTCCGCACATCTCACATCTCAAATTTGTCCAGTGTTTCTTACTGAAACTATTCACTCCGGATTTATATCTCATGATTCAAAAATTGCGGTTTTCACCGAACATGAGATTTTCGGACGTTTAAAAAAACGCGGGCTTACAAAACGGCGTCGCTTTAAGGGTTTTTCACACAAAGAATTGAAACAACTTAAAAACGGCGATTATGTTGTTCACGTAGATCATGGAATCGGAGAGTTTGCGGGGCTGACTAAAATAAAAGTCGGAGGCATTGAGCAGGAAGTAATGAAAGTTTTATTTCTTGAACAAGACACACTGTATGTGAACTTAAATTTTGTAAACCGCGTACAAAAATATTCTTCTCAGGAAGGTCATATTCCCAAACTTACAAAGTTGGGCGCGCCCGACTGGGAGCGGATGAAGGCAAAGGCAAAAAAACGGATCAAAGATATTGCACGCGAGTTGATTTCGCTTTACGCGAAACGGAAAAAAGAAAACGGAACCGCGTTCTCGCCCGATTCACACTGGCAAAAAGAGCTTGAAGCATCGTTTATGTACGAAGACACTGTTGATCAGGCAACGGCGACTCTTGATGTTAAACGAGATATGGAAAGTCCGTCACCTATGGATCGCCTCATCTGCGGTGATGTCGGTTTCGGTAAAACAGAAGTTGCGTTGCGTGCAACTTTCAAAGCGGTTATGGACGGCAAGCAGGTTGCGATTTTGGTTCCGACAACTATACTTGCCTTGCAACATTACAATACATTTGTCGATCGCTTGCAGCGTTACACAACAAGGGTTGAAAATCTGACACGATTCAAATCGAAAAAAGATCAGAACCGGATTATAGAAGAAATGAAAAAGGGTTCGGTCGATATCGTTATTGGAACTCATAGATTGCTTTCAAAGGATATTGGATTTAAAGATTTAGGATTGTTGATTATCGATGAAGAGCACAGGTTTGGTGTATCTGCAAAAGAAAAATTACGACAACTGAAAGCAAGCGTTGATACATTGGCGTTAACAGCGACTCCGATTCCTAGAACTCTTCATTTTTCTCTCATAGGCGCGCGTGATCTTTCGCTGATAAATACTCCACCGCGAAACCGCATACCAATCATTACAGAAATTATTCCCGCTTCCGATGGCAGAAGAACTCAGTGGCATATTATACGTGAAGCGATTTTAAAAGAACTTCATCGCGGCGGTCAAATTTATTTTGTGCACGACCGCGTGCAGAACATTGACGCAATTGCCGAGCAAGTGAAAACGCACATACCTGAAGCCCGCGTTCATGTTGCGCACGGACAAATGACGGGGCATCAGCTTGAAAAAACCATGCTAGATTTTCTTGAGAAAAAATATGATGTTCTTGTGGCAACCAAGATAATCGAGTCGGGACTCGATATTCCAAACGTCAACACGATCATCATCAACCGCGCAGACAGGTTTGGACTTGCCGAATTGTACCAGTTGCGTGGGCGGGTTGGGAGATCAAACGTTCAGGCATACGCGTATCTTCTGGTTCCCCCGATAAGCATTTTGCCGAAACATACGCTTCGCCGATTATCTGCAATCGAAGAATTTACCGAGCTTGGTTCTGGCTTTAATCTTGCAATGCGCGATTTGGAAATTCGGGGCGCGGGCAATCTCCTCGGCGCAGAGCAATCGGGGTTTATTATTGAGATGGGATTCGAAATGTATGAGAGAATTGTGCGCGAAACAGTTGATGAGCTGAAGCAAGAAGAATTCAGCGATGTTTTTAAAGCGGAAGAACCCACATCCCACATTCCGCATCCCCAATCGGTTGAATCAATCGTTGATGCTGATATTGATGCGCTGATCCCGGATTTTTATATCGAGAATGATGCCGAGCGGCTTGATATTTACCGCCGGCTTTATCAGGCAACATCCGATGAAGAATTAAAATCGATGCGCGAAGAACTGAAAGATCGGTTTGGAGAATCTCCCGAAGAAGTTGAAAACCTTATTCAACTTGTTGAAGTGCGATTATTGGCTTCGCGTGCAGGTTTCCCGAAAATTATGATCAAAGAGCAAACGCTTGCAATAACACTTCCCAATGAAACGAATAAACAATTTTACGGAGAGATCGGAGATGCTAATTCTCCGTTCCAGCGGTTGATAAAGAAAATCGCAAATGAAAAAAGAAAAGATATTAGGTTAAAACAAAACGAGAAAGAACTTACACTTCAATTTAATCTGGAAGCAATTAAAGAACCTGGCAAACGTATTAATGAAATTAAAATCAGAATAGGAGAAATTGCTAAGTTATCCGAATCGTGA
- a CDS encoding thioredoxin family protein: MKGNKLNINDPIPEFENLPCVDGKKYSSSDFNDAKILIIVFSCNHCPYVKAYEDRMIAVQKDYSELGVRFIAINSNDERNYPDDNFDEMVKRAKAKSFNFKYLRDADQQTAEAFGATHTPQFFVFDQNRKLRYSGKMDDNWENPKAVKENYLRDALEAILVNKDVKTPETFSIGCTIKWKT; encoded by the coding sequence ATGAAAGGAAATAAACTTAACATAAACGACCCGATACCGGAGTTCGAAAATCTTCCATGCGTCGATGGAAAAAAATATTCTTCTTCCGATTTCAACGATGCTAAGATTTTAATTATCGTTTTCTCATGCAACCATTGCCCGTATGTAAAAGCATACGAGGATAGAATGATTGCAGTGCAAAAAGATTACTCTGAACTTGGTGTTCGGTTTATTGCAATAAATTCGAACGATGAAAGAAACTATCCCGACGATAATTTTGATGAAATGGTTAAGCGGGCGAAGGCAAAGAGTTTCAATTTTAAATATCTTCGGGATGCAGACCAGCAAACCGCCGAAGCATTCGGTGCGACACACACACCGCAATTCTTTGTGTTCGACCAGAACAGAAAACTCCGATATTCAGGCAAGATGGACGATAACTGGGAAAATCCGAAAGCGGTAAAAGAAAATTATCTCCGCGACGCGTTGGAGGCGATACTTGTAAATAAAGATGTAAAAACTCCTGAAACGTTTTCCATCGGTTGTACAATTAAGTGGAAGACGTAA
- a CDS encoding M23 family metallopeptidase — MPVGTLITATRSRRVVYILESYLDNDQTPGHENVAIVRHEDPTYARYVHLTTNGALVTPGQNVAPGDTIGLSGNSGSSGAPHLHFDVTNSHTGRNDQTIPFDFKNTIPHPLGLEIGVIYKALPY; from the coding sequence ATACCGGTAGGAACACTTATCACCGCAACCCGAAGCCGACGTGTTGTTTACATCCTTGAGAGTTACTTAGATAATGATCAGACGCCGGGTCATGAAAACGTAGCGATCGTCAGACATGAAGACCCCACCTACGCGCGCTATGTTCATCTGACAACGAATGGAGCTCTGGTTACTCCAGGTCAGAATGTTGCACCGGGTGATACAATCGGTTTGAGCGGTAACTCGGGCAGCAGCGGCGCGCCACACTTACATTTTGATGTTACAAACTCCCACACCGGTCGCAATGATCAAACGATTCCGTTCGATTTCAAAAACACGATACCGCATCCGCTGGGATTAGAAATTGGTGTTATATATAAAGCGCTTCCATATTGA
- a CDS encoding VOC family protein translates to MKRVTGIGGIFFKCKDPKKMREWYQIHLGLNTNQYGAVFEWRQATDSTKKGFSQWSPFKEKTTYFEPSTKEFMINYRVDNLEALVEELKKEGVTVTDTVQTFDYGKFVHIMDIEGNKIELWEPNDIEYEKLGIQMGSKTTK, encoded by the coding sequence ATGAAAAGAGTAACCGGTATTGGCGGCATTTTTTTCAAATGCAAAGATCCTAAGAAAATGAGAGAATGGTATCAAATTCACCTTGGACTAAATACTAACCAGTATGGTGCAGTGTTCGAATGGCGGCAAGCTACCGACTCTACTAAAAAGGGTTTTTCGCAATGGAGTCCGTTTAAAGAAAAGACGACTTACTTTGAACCATCAACAAAGGAGTTTATGATAAACTACCGGGTTGATAATTTAGAGGCACTCGTTGAAGAACTGAAAAAAGAAGGAGTGACTGTAACCGATACCGTTCAAACATTCGATTACGGAAAGTTTGTTCATATCATGGATATAGAAGGAAACAAAATAGAATTGTGGGAACCGAACGATATTGAATATGAAAAACTTGGCATCCAGATGGGAAGCAAGACGACCAAATAA
- a CDS encoding NAD-dependent deacylase: MFSQQLIKKLNQAQTVTVFTGAGISAESGVPTFRGADGLWKKFRPEELANFDAFIRNPDLVWEWYRYRKKIIADIKPNPGHYALAEMEKYHEHFAIITQNIDNLHRRAGSKTVYELHGNIERNYCIDCRKSYSNEDIITEEKAPRCSCGGLIRPDVVWFGEFLPQDQWDAGEKVAERAEIFFSIGTSAVVYPAASLPMIAKRVGAYVVEINLERTELSYHADEVLIGKSGEILPKLIDACYKNK, from the coding sequence ATGTTCTCCCAACAACTTATTAAAAAACTGAATCAAGCTCAAACGGTTACCGTCTTCACCGGTGCTGGCATTTCTGCTGAAAGCGGCGTTCCAACATTCCGCGGCGCGGATGGATTGTGGAAAAAATTCCGACCCGAAGAGCTTGCCAATTTTGATGCGTTTATACGCAATCCGGATCTTGTTTGGGAGTGGTACCGGTATCGAAAGAAAATCATTGCCGACATCAAACCAAATCCCGGACATTACGCGCTGGCAGAAATGGAAAAGTATCACGAACATTTTGCCATAATCACTCAGAACATCGATAACCTTCACCGCAGAGCCGGAAGCAAAACCGTTTATGAACTTCATGGAAATATAGAGCGGAATTATTGCATCGATTGCAGGAAGAGCTACTCAAACGAAGATATAATCACAGAAGAAAAAGCGCCGCGCTGTTCCTGCGGAGGATTAATACGGCCCGATGTTGTGTGGTTCGGTGAATTTCTTCCTCAAGATCAATGGGATGCCGGAGAGAAAGTGGCAGAGAGAGCGGAAATATTTTTTTCGATCGGTACCTCGGCAGTTGTTTATCCCGCGGCATCGCTTCCGATGATTGCAAAACGAGTGGGAGCTTATGTTGTGGAAATTAATTTAGAAAGAACTGAGTTAAGCTATCACGCTGATGAAGTGCTGATTGGAAAATCGGGTGAGATTTTGCCCAAGCTTATTGATGCTTGCTATAAAAACAAATAA